Sequence from the Corallococcus soli genome:
CCCTCCGGACACGGAGCAGAAGGGCGCGCGCTACCTGAGCGGCCGGCGTGACTGGAACGTGGCCCCGGGCGTCGTGGCCTCCTTCCAGGGAGACGCGCCGCGCGCGGTGCGGCCGTACATGGACCTCCGGTGCCTGCTGGCCTTCGACCTGGACCCCATCCAGTCCGACCCCCTGGGCGGCGTGCCGCCCGCGTGGAAGGTGGACGCGTCCATCCTCCTGCGCCTGGGCCTGGAGTTTCCGGTCGGTGAAAAGACGTCCTACGCTGTCTCCGTGGGAGGCGACTTCCGCAGCCGCTCCACGGACGCGGAGTTCATGCCCACGCTGTCCATGGGCGTGGTGTCCACGTTGTTCTAGAAGCCCCCTCCCTACTCCCCCCGAGGTCATCCATGCGCGGCAGTGTCATCGGTGCAGGCTCGTTCGGTACGGCGCTCGCGAACGTGCTCGCCGTGAATTGCGAGGAGGTCCGCCTGTGGGGCCGCGAGCCCGGCGCGGTGGAAGCCATCAACACCCGCCACGAGAACGTCACCTACCTCAAGGGCATCCCCCTGTCCGAGCGCGTGCGCGCCACCACGGACCTGGAGGAGGCGCTGGCGGGCTCGGAGATGGTGGTGCTCGCCACGCCCAGCCACGCCACGCGGGAGGTGCTCGCGCGCGCGAAGACGTTCCTGCCCAAGGGCGTGCCCCTGGTGACGGTGTCCAAGGGCATCGAGAACGAAACGCTCCTCACCATGACGGAGCTGTTGGAGGACTGTCTGCCGGAGGAGTTCCACCCGTACGTCGCGGTGCTCTCCGGCCCCAGCTTCGCCAAGGAGCTGGCGCGGCGCATGCCCACGGTGGTGACCATCGCGTCGCACTGGGACAAGGTGGCCCAGCGCTGTCAGAAGGCGCTTCAGACGGACACCTTCCGCTCGTACACCTCCACGGACGTGGTGGGCGTGCAGTACGGCGGCGCGCTCAAGAACGTCATCGCCATCGCCGCGGGCATGGCGGACGGCCTGGGCATGGGCCACAACGCGCGCGCGGCCATCATCACGCGCGGCCTGGCGGAGATCACCCGGCTCGCCGTGCGCAAGGGCGCCAACCCGCTCACGCTCTCCGGCCTGTCCGGCATGGGGGACCTGGTGCTCACGTGTACGGGCGAGCTCAGCCGCAACCGCCACGTGGGCATGGAACTGGGCAAGGGCCGCAAGCTGCCGGACATCCTCGCGGACATGAAGGAGGTCGCCGAGGGCGTGAAGACGGCGAAGAGCGCGCGCGACCTGTCGCTCAAGACGGGCGTGGAGCTGCCCATCTGCCAGCAGGTCTACGAGATTGCCTACGAGGGCAAGAACGCGAAGACCGCGGTGGTGGACCTGATGACGCGCCAGCCGAAGTCGGAGCTGTCCGGCGGCTAGCGCGCGGTGGGGTGGGCTCCGGGGAAGGCCGGAGCCCGGGGGCGCGGCTTCAGTAGCGGCGGGGTTTGGCTTCCGGACCCGCGCCGCGCACGCGCCACACGGTGAGCCGCTCGGAGTTGGTGTGGCTCAGCACCAGCCCCTCCGTCTGCATCTCCTCCAGCAGGCGGTTCGTCTTGAGGCGGTCCAGCCCGATGGTCTTGCCCAGCAGGTCACCGGGCATGCCGCTGATCTGCCGCCGCAGCTCGTTGATGATGGCGCGCTTGAACTCGTTCTTCTGCACGCCGTCCAGGTCCTGCGTCCGCCACGCGGAGAGGATGCCCCAGGCGATGAGCGCCAGCGTCACCACGGCGATGGCCGGGTAGAGGATGTGGCTGTTTTTCTCGAGCACCTCGATGTAGCCGGTTGAGATGGACGAGACGGGCTTGTCGTAGGCCGGCTCGGAGTCTTGTCCGGGCAGGCCTTCGATTTGAGCCGTCAACAGGGGGATGAGCAGTTTCAGCACGGGAGCCAAGGCCCCTCGACTCTAGAGGGGAGGCCCCCGTGCCGGCAACCCGCTCCTACACCCCGGGCGCCTGGACGACGCCCATGGACTCGGACGCCCCCTCGGCGAACAGGGTGGTGTCCGCCTTGGCGAGCAGCGTCGCCAGGCCCTCGCGCTTCGCAGCGCTGATGGCCACGCCGCCCTGGGAGCGCAGCAGCGTCTCCACCTCCTCCGGCGCCAGCAGGTCCGCCTTGTTCCACACCATCAGGCGAGGCTTCTCCATCAGGCCCAGCGAGTTGAGGATGGTCTCCACCGCCTCCACCTGATCATCCCGGGCGGGGTCGTTCGCGTCCACGACGTGCAGCAGGAGGCTTGCGTCGTACAGCTCCTCCAGCGTGGCGCGGAAGGCGGCGACCAGGTCCTTGGGCAGGTCCCGGATGAAGCCCACCGTGTCGGTGATGATGACCTCGCGGTCGCGGGGGAAGTTCAGCCGGCGGCTCGTGGGGTCCAACGTGGCGAACAGCTTGTCCTCCGCCAGCACCTTCGCGTTGGTGATGGCGTTGAGCAGCGTGGACTTGCCCGCGTTGGTGTAGCCCACGATGGAGATGACCGGCACCTCGCGCCGGTTGCGCTGGGCCCGCCGGACGCTGCGCTCGCGGCTGATGAGGTCGATGCGCTTCTCCAGATTCGTGATGCGCTCGCGCACGCGGCGACGGTCGATCTCCAGCTTCGTCTCGCCGGGGCCGCGTCCGCCCACGCCACCACCCATGAGCCGGCTGAGCGAGTCGTCGCCCTGCACCAGCCGGGGCAGCCGGTACTTCTGCTGCGCCAGCTCCACCTGGAGCTTGCCCTCCGCCGTCTGCGCGCGCTGGGCGAAGATGTCCAGGATGAGCTGCGTGCGGTCCAACACCTTGAGGCTGGTCGCGTCACCGATGTGGCGCCCCTGCGACGGGGTGAGGTCCTTGTCGAAGATGAGCAGGTCCACCATGGACTGCATGGAGCGCAGGTTCAGGTCGTCCAGCTTGCCCCGGCCAATCAGGTAGCGAGGATCCGCTTCCCGCCGCACCTGGAGCACGCTGTCCATCACCTCCACGCCCGCGGTGCGCGCCAGCTCCTTCAACTCCTCCAGCGAGGACTCCGCCCGCGCGCGGTTGCCGTCCAGGCACACCGCCACGAGGATGGCGCGCTCGCGGCCGGACACCGTGCGCGCGGCCGCCTTGCGGTTGAACTCCTCCTCCAGCGCGTCCAGCGTCGCCAGCAGGTCCGGCTGCTCGACGTGCACGCTGGGCAGCGTGGCCACCTGCCAGAACTCGCCGGTGCCGTTCTCCGGCACCAGGTGGGCGTAGTGCAGCACCCCAGGCAGGCCTTCCTGGCCCACGCCCACGGCGGCCACGCAGTCCAGGCGCAGCAGCGCCAGGTCCGTGAGGTCGTCCTTCGTCAGGGGTTCGCTCTTCAGGTGCGTGTGGACCAGCCGCAGGCCACGAAGGCGGATCTGACCGGCGCGCGCACGGCCGATGTCCGGCAGCTCCAGCTTGTGCGCGTTGCCCACCACGACGTGCTCGATGTCGCCCTTGCGGTTGATGAGGACGCCCACCTGCCGGTTAAGCTCGTGCGACAGCTCGGTGAGGTGGCGGGCAAGCTCCGCGGAGACGATTTCGCGCGGATCCACCCGGCGGCGGAAGGTGTTGCGCAGCCGCTGCTGCTCGCTCGACTTCAGACCCAGGGTATTGCCGAAGATTTCCTTCAAACCATTTCTCCTGGCACGGCCATCGACGGGCCCGCGCCATGTTCAAGGCTTTGGATGGACAGCGGGCCTTCGGGTTTCATGACAAAGCCACCACCATTCGGACCGCGACGGACATGGGAGAACAATCGGGCCGCGCGCGTCCCTCCCGTTTCCAGCCTACGCTGCACCGGGTGACCGATTCCGCACGCAACGCCCTGCGCGGGGCCCGCCGCGTGGTGGTGAAGATTGGGACCAACGCGCTGACCAGCGCCACCGGCCGCTTCAACCGCGCCCACTTCCAGGCCCTGGGAGAGGACCTGCTGTGGGCCGCCCGGGGGAGGGAGCTGGTGGTGGTGTCCAGCGGCGCCATCGCGCTGGGCATGGAGCGGCTGGGGCTGCCCGCGCGGCCCCGGGACATCCCAGGCAAGCAGGCGTGCGCGGCGGTGGGGCAGAGCCGCCTGATGCAGGCGTACGAGGAGGCCTTCGGCCACGCGGCCCGCGCCGTGGCGCAGGTGCTGCTCACCCATGAGGACGTGCAGGAGCGGCGGCGCTACCTCAACGTCAAGCACACCCTGGACCGGCTGCTGGCAGCGGGCGTGGTGCCGGTCATCAACGAGAACGACACCGTGTCGGTGGACGAGCTCAAGTTCGGCGACAACGACACCCTGGCGAGCCTGGTGGCCGGCGTGGTGGAGGCCGACGCGCTGGTGCTGCTGTCCGACGTGGAGGGCCTGTACACCGCCGACCCCCGCCGCGACGCCGAGGCGCGGCTGATGTCCACCGTGCCGGGCGTCACGCCGGAGGTCCTGGCGCTCGCCGGGGACGCCACCAGCGCCGTGGGCACCGGAGGCATGGCGTCCAAGGTCCGCGCCGCCGCGCGCGCCGCGGAGCTGGGCATCCCGTGCGTCATCACCTCCGGCGCGGTGCCCGGCCGGCTGCGCGGCGTGCTGGAGGGCGAGCCCGTGGGCACGCTCTTCGAGCCCGCGGGCAGCCGCCGCAGCGCGCGCACCGCGTGGATCGCCCACGCCCTCAGGCCCCGGGGCCGGCTGGTGGTGGACGCGGGGGCCCGGGAAGCCATCGTCACCGGCAAGCGCAGCCTGCTGCCCAGCGGCGTGAAGGGCGTGGAGGGGGAGTTCAGCCGGGGCGACCCCGTGGACCTGGCGGATGCGGCCGGGACGGTGTTCGCCCGGGGGCTCTCCACCTACGACGCCAGCGACCTGCGGCGCATCGCCGGACGGCGCAGCGCGGACATCGAAGGGGTGCTGGGCTACCGCTACCTGGACGAAGCGGTGCACCGCGACGATCTGGCGGTGCTGTAGCGGGAGGCGCAACGGCCGCAGGCCCCGGGCCGCCTAGATGGAGGAGGACACCGACTGCACCGTGCCGGGCGCCTCTTCCGTGAGCCGCATCAGCGCGCGGAACTCCGGCGAGTCCACCTTCATCAGGAGCAGCGATACCTCCAGCTCCCCGGGCACCCGGCCGAGCTGGAACTTGCGCTCCTGGCCGTGCAGCAGGGCGAGCCGCGAGTGGCCTTCGGCTTCGGGCAGCGACAGGTCCAGCTCCAACTGGAACGCGTCCCCTTCACCCCGCGGCGTGAGCACCAGGCGGTAGTCCGGGGCCAGGGCGCCCGGACGGCGGCGCTCGGCGCGCAGCGTGCGGCCGGACTGGCCCAGCAGCTTGGGTTGGGCGATGAGCCGGCCGTCGCGGCGGACCTCCAGCGCGAAGTAGAGCGGTTCGGAGCGCGCGTGCGCCGGGGGCGCGGCGAAGAGGGCCAGCAGCACCAGCGCCAGCCCGGGAAGCCATGTCTTCAGCAGGGAGGTGCGGTCCATGGGTGAGCCCCTCGTCTAAAGCATCCGTCCGCCGCGTCGGCCCCACGGCAGCCAACGGACCCGCGAAGGTCCGCCGTCGCTTCGCACTCATTTCGACAATTCCCAAGGAATAACCCAGACGCGCCCCGAGTGCGAGCCCCACGCCCCTGGTTGTCTGCTGCCTTGCGGACGAATCAGGGGGGCTTTGCCGATACCTGCTTGCCTGTTCAGGTGGGGGAGGCTATCCCTTCCGGACGGGCGCGGCCTTCCGCGCTGTTCATGGAGCTGTCCCTTCCCTGGCCCATGTCCCCCCAAAACCTCCCGGAAGTACCCGGTCTGCTTGATCTCCCGGGTCCTGTCCGCCATCGTCACCGATCTTCTGAATGGACCGCACGGAACGCATCCTTGATCTCGTGGCACTGCTGCTCGACGCGCGGGAACCCATCTCGTGGGCGGAGCTGCGCGAGCACTTCCCCGCCGACTACGGCGGTTCGGATGACGCCGCGGAGCGCAAGTTCGAGCGCGACAAGGCGGAGCTCGTCGAGCTGGGCTTCCCCCTGAGCTACGTGCAGGGCGACGACGAGCGGCGCGACGGCTACCTCGTCGACCGGAACGTCTACTACCTGCCGGAGGCGGACCTCACGAAGGAGGAGCTGGCCGTGCTCTACGCCGCCGGCTCCGCCGCGCTGGCGTCCGGGGCCTTCCCGGGCCGGGACGACCTGGCGCACGCGCTGCGCAAGATCGGCTTCTTCGCCGGCGAATCCCTGCCCACCCCGCGCGTGCGCATGGAGCTGGGCACCGGCCAGGAGGGCCAGGAGAAGGAGGTCTCCGCCCGGCTGGAGACGCTCTGGGAGGCGTGCTCCGCGCACAAGTGGGTGCAGCTGACCTACGGCAGCCCCAAGCAGGTGGGGGTGACGGAGCGGCGCGTGGACCCGTATGGGCTCGCGCTCCGTCGCGGCGTGTGGACGCTGGTGGGCTACTGCCATCTGCGCCAGGGCCTGCGCACCTTCCACGTCCACCGCATCCGCGAGCTGAAGGCGAACACCGCCCGGCCGCGCACCCCGGACTTCGAGGTTCCCGCTGACTTCTCGCTGGACGCGCACGTGGCCTACTTCCCGTGGCAGTACCGCTTCCATGAGCCCATGGAGGTGACGCTGCTGCTGACGGGGCCGCTGGCCTCGCGCGCGGGCTCGCTGTTCCCCGGCGCGGCGCTGGAGCCGGTGGGGGAGGGCGTGACGCGCGCCCGCTTCCCGGTGACGTTCGTGGACGGGCTGGCGCGGTTCGTCCTGTCGCTCGGCGCGGACTGCCGCGTGGAGGGACCTCCGGAGGCGCGCGAGCGGCTGGAGCGGATGGCGGCGCGCATCCTGGAGAAGCACGCGTTGGTGGAAGGCCCCCGGGTGAGCGCATGAGCAACGTCCACGAGCGGCTGCGCCGCCTGCTGTTCCTCGTCCCCTACGTCTCCAAGCACCCGGGCGTCACGGTGGAGGCCCTGGCCAAGGCGCTCACCATCAGCCGCGAGGACCTGCTGGAGGAGCTGGACCTGCTCACGTGCGTGGGCCGGCCGCCCTTCAACCCGGACGACTACATCGACATCTACGTGGACAACGACCGCGTCTACGTGGACCTGGATCAGCGCCTGTACGCGCCGCCCCGGCTGACGGCGGGCGAGGCCGCGGCCCTGGCCGCCGCGGCGGAGCTGCTGCGCCCGGCCACCGGGGATGCGCTCCAGAGCGCCCTGACGAAGCTGGAGAACATCATCCCGCCCGCCGCGCGCGAGCGCTTCCGGGACATGTACCGGAAGATCGACGCCACGGGCGAGGCGCCCCTGGCGCTGGGGCCGCTCACCCGGGCCATCCTGGAGCGGCTGGAGGTGACGTTCGCCTACGCCAGCCCCGGCCGCCCGTCCGAGCCGCGCCGGGTGCGCCCCTACGAGCTGCTCAGCAACCGGGGCCAGTGGTACCTCCAGGGCTTCTGCCACACCCGCCAGGACGCCCGCCTGTTCCGGCTGGACCGGATGGAGGACCTGGGCGTCACCAGCACCGGCTTCCAGCCCCCGGCGGATGCCCGCGCGGACGTGCCCAACCCGGCGCGCGGCGCGAGCGAGGCCTCCGTGCGGGTGCGCTTCTCGCCCACGGCCGCACCCTACGTGAAGGAGCGCTTCGGGCAGGACGCCCGCCCGCTCGCTGACGGAGGGGTGGAGGTGCGCGTGGCCGGAGACAGTGAGCGCTGGCTCACCCAGTGGGTGCTATCCTTCGGCGGCGAGGCGGAGGTGCTGGAGCCGGCGAGCGCTCGCGCCGCCGTTGCCCGAGCCGTGCATGCCTCGATAGGCTCCTAGGACGACATGGCTTTCCAACTGACGATCTCCGAGGGAAAAGACGCTGGCAAGGAGTTCGTCTTCGACCAGGACTCCGTGCTCATCGGTCGCACCTCCGAGTGTGACGTGGTGCTGTACGACCCCGGTGTGTCCCGCCGCCACTGCCGCATCGTGAAGATGGGCGAGGGCTACGGGGTGGAGGACCAGAAGAGCGCCAACGGCACGCTCATCAACGGCGCGGCGGTGCAGAAGCACGAGCTCGTCGACGGGGATGCCATCACGCTGGGGCCGGTGACGTTCCTGTTCGCCATCGCGCAGGACGAGGCGCAAACGGGCGAGGACGACGCGCCCCAGGAAGACGGCGCCAACAGCACCCGCATCGTGTCCATGGACTCGCTGCGCAAGCAGCGCAACAAGAAGGCCGCCGCGGCGCTGGCTCCGGAAGGCGCCGACGAGGAGGAGCTCCAGGGCATCCGCGCGGAGTCCACCCGCATGAACATGCGGGCGATCCGCCGGCCCACCACGAACCCCCAGCGCGCCGCCCTGCCGCCCCCCGACGAGGACGCGCCCCAGGCGCTGGCGCCGCGTCCGTCCGGGGCGTCCTCCCCCGCGCGCCGCACGGGCGCCCAGTCCTCCCGGTCGGTGGCCCGCGCGTCGTCTCCGCGCGCCGGCACCGGGGGCGGCCTGTCCGCCGCGGAGCGCGCCCGCATCCGCCGTGAGACGCCGGGCATCGCGGCCAACCTGCGCCTGTTCTGGGCGGAGGCCAACGCCAAGGTCCGCGGGGTCGTCATGGCCGGCGGCGCCGTGGTGGTGCTGGGCCTCTTCGGCCTGCTGTACTGGCTGGTGCTGGGCGGCGGTGAAGAGGTGCAGCGCGGCGAGGAGCCGGTACGCCTGAGCAACCAGCCCATCAACGATTCGTTCGGCCTGGGGCCCGGCGTCACCTGGAACCGGCCGGACATGAAGGTCTTCGAGTGGGAGTTCGTCGCCGCCACGCGCGCGGTGGTCATCCTCCACTACCAGGCGCAGGGCATCTCCAAGGACGAGATCGTGGTGAGCGTCAACGGCGTGGACGTGGGCAAGGTGCCCCCGGACACGCTGGCCAGCCAGGAGCGCTCGCTGGAGCTGATGATCCCGCCCCAGCACCTGCGCAAGGGCGAGCCCAACCGCATCATCTTCGACAACACCCGCAACCCGCCCGGCGAGGACCCCTGGCGCGTCTGGAACGTCTGGGTGGAGCGCGCCCTGCTGCCGGAGCAGCTCTCCACGGTGCAGCTGGTGCAGATGGCCAGCGAGTCCTACAAGAAGGGCCGCAAGAAGTTCGAGACGCCGGACATCGGCGCGGGCAACCGCTACGAGGCGTGGAAGTCCTTCCGCGAGGCGTGGCTGATGCTGGAGGCCCACCCGGACCCCAAGCCGGACCTCTACTTCGAGGCCCAGGAGCGCATGAAGGCCGCCCAGCAGGAGCTGGACCGGACGTGCTCCAAGCTGCTGCTGGAGGTGGAGGGCTACTACAACCAGAGCCAGTACAAGCAGGCCGCCGCCACCCTGAACCACATGCGCGAGTACTTCCCCGAGTACGACCAGCCGTGCGCCACGCGCGCGGAGAACAAGCGCACCGAGTACGGCCTGTAGTCCGCCGGGTCCGGTAGACAACGGTGCAACCCCGCCTGGGAGGCGGGCAGGGCCCGTCCGGGTTGCCGGCCCCCCCTTCCGTTCCCACCCTGAAAAGGGTGATGCGTGAGCTTCGGGGGGAGGAGGGCGGAGGGGAAGGGCAGGCTCCCATGGGGGCCCGGTCGGTGAGGGCCGAGCGCCTGGCGCGCAGCCCGGGGCCGGTGCCGGAGCACGGGCCGGTGTGGAACCCCGGCGTGTCCCGGCGGCTGCTCGCCCGCTACTACCTGCCCCAGCGCCACACCACGCTCCAGGGCAACGCGTGCCGCCTGCTGCGCGACGGCGTGGAGGCCTACCCGGAGATGCTGGAGGCCATCCGCCGGGCGCGCCGCTCCATCCGCCTGGAGACGTACATGTTCGTCACCGACGCGGTGGGCGAGCTGTTCGGTCAGGCCCTGGCGGAGGCCGCCGAGCGCGGCGTGCACGTGAAGGTCCTCTACGACGCGGTGGGGTCGTGGACCAGCCGCCGGAGCTTCTTCGAGGGCCTGCGCCAGCGCGGCGTGGACGTGCGGGCCTTCAAGCCCTTCAGCCTGTCGCGCGGGCTGCGCCACCTGTTCCGCCGCGACCACCGGAAGATCCTCGTGGTGGACGGCACGGTGGCCTTCACGGGCGGGGTGAACATCGCCGCGCACTGGGCGCCGGAGGGGCAGGGCGTCGCGTGGCGCGACGACGTGCTCAAGATTGAAGGCCCCGCGGTGCACGAGCTGGAGCGCCGCTTCCTCGCCACCTGGCGGATGATGTTCCAGGACCGGCTGAGCCGGCTGCGCCGCCGCATCCAGGGCGTGCCCGTGCCGCAGGCCGGGCCCCGCCGGGGCGACGTGGGGCTGGCCGTGCTGTCCAGCCGGCGCAGCATCCACCGCGCCTACCTGCACGCCATCCAGCGCTCGCGCCAGAGCGTGCTCATCGCCGCGGGCTACTTCGTGCCGGACCGCCGGCTGGTCGCCGCGCTCAAGGACGCGGCGAGGCGGGGCGTGGAGGTCAGCCTGCTGCTCAACGGCGGCAAGAGCGACCACCCCTTCCTGGAGCACGCGACGCGCGCCTTCTACGAGACGCTGATGGGCGCCGGCATCCGCATCTTCGAATGGCAGCGCGGCGTGCTGCACGCCAAGACGGCCGTGGTGGACGGCATCTGGGGCACCATCGGCTCGTTCAACCTGGAGCGGCTCTCCCTGGCGTTCAACCACGAGGTCAACGCCGTGTTCGCGGACCCGCGCCTGGGCCGCGAGCTGGAGGATTCCTTCCGCACCGACTGCGGCGACTGTCGCGAGGTGGACCTGACCGTCTTCCGCCGCCGGCCCCTCTGGCAGAAGGCCGTGGAGCGGGTGCTGTACTTCTTCCGCAAGGTGCTCTGAGCCCGACACCGGGGCCGGCCCTGGAGTCGCCTCCGGAGCCTCTGGGGAAACAGGGGGCTCCGGGCAACCGTCCACCGCCTGCAACGCGGTGCAGGAACCCTTTGCATGCTGGGTGCGAGGGCCATAGAAGTTGCCTCATTCCGGCACGGAAGGACGGCAACGAACATGACGGACAGTTTCGGCACGAAGGCCAAGCTCAAGGTGGGCTCGGCGACCTACGACCTCTTCAGCCTGGGGACGCTGGCGAAGTCCCACCCGGCGGTGAACCGCCTCCCGTTCTCCCTCAAGGTGCTGCTGGAGAACCTGCTGCGCAACGAGGACGGCCGCGTCGTCAAGCGTGAGCACATCGAGAAGATGCTCGCGTGGGACCCCAAGGCCGCGCCGGAGACGGAGATCTCCTTCCACCCCGCGCGCGTGCTGCTCCAGGACTTCACCGGCGTGCCCGCGGTCGTGGACATGGCCGCCATGCGCGAGGCGCTCGCCGCCATGGGCGGGGACCCCGCGAAGATCAACCCGCGCAACCCGGCCGACCTCGTCATCGACCACTCGGTGCAGATCGACTCCTTCGCCACCACCGCGGCCTTCAAGGAGAACGCGGAGCTGGAGTTCGAGCGCAACCGCGAGCGCTACGCCTTCCTGCGCTGGGGCCAGAGCGCGTTCAAGGGCTTCGGCGTGGTGCCGCCGGACATTGGCATCTGCCACCAGGTGAACCTGGAGTTCCTGGCGCAGGTGACGTTCCGCCAGGGCACCATGGTCTACCCGGACACGCTCGTGGGCACGGACAGCCACACGACGATGATCAACGGCCTGGGCGTGGTCGGCTGGGGCGTGGGCGGCATCGAGGCGGAGGCCGCGCTCTTGGGCCAGCCCATCACGATGCTCATTCCGCAGGTGGTGGGCTTCAAGCTCACCGGCAAGCTGCCCCCGGGCGCGACGGCCACCGACCTGGTGCTCACCGTCACGCAGATGCTCCGCAAGAAGGGCGTCGTCGGCAAGTTCGTGGAGTTCTACGGCAACGGCCTGAAGAACCTGTCGCTGCCGGACCGCGCCACCATCGCGAACATGGCCCCGGAGTACGGCGCCACCATCGGCTTCTTCCCCGTGGACGAGGAGAGCTGCAACTACCTGCGCTTCACCGGCCGCCCGGATGACGTCGTCGCGCTGACGGAGGCGTACGCGAAGGAGCAGGGCCTGTGGCGCACGGACGGCGCCCCGGATCCGCTCTTCACCGACACGCTGGAGCTGGACCTGGCCACCGTGGTGCCCAGCCTCGCGGGCCCCAAGCGCCCGCAGGACCGCGTGCCCCTGAAGGACATGAAGGCGGGCTACGAGGCGTCGCTCGTGGAGATGCTGTCCGCCGGCAAGAGCAAGGGCGAGGACGACGAGGGCCCCAAGGGCGGCGCCAAGGCCCCCGCGGCCCCGGTGCCCCCGGAGCGGCTGGCCCAGAGCGTCACCGTGAAGAACGGCAAGCAGAGCTACCAGGTGGGCCACGGCGCGGTCGTCATCGCGTCCATCACCTCCTGCACCAACACGTCCAACCCGGCCGTGCTGGTGGCCGCCGGCATCCTGGCGAAGAACGCCGTGGAGAAGGGCCTCAAGCCCCAGCCGTGGGTGAAGACGAGCCTGGCCCCTGGCAGCCGCGTCGTCACCGAGTACCTGCGGGACGCGGGCCTGCTGCCCTACCTGGAGGCCGTGGGCTTCCACGTCGTGGGCTACGGCTGCACCACCTGCATCGGCAACTCCGGCCCGCTGCCGGAGGCCGTGTCCAACGCGGTGGTGGAGGGCGACCTCGTGGTGGCCGCCGTGCTGTCCGGCAACCGCAACTTCGAGGGCCGCATCAACCCGCACGTGCGCATGAACTACCTGGCGAGCCCCCCGCTCGTGGTGGCGTACGCGCTGGCCGGTGAGGTGGGCCGCGACCTGAACAACGAGCCGCTGGGCACGGATCCGAACGGCAAGCCGGTGTTCCTCAAGGACATCTGGCCCTCCGACCAGGAGATCCGGGAGACCATCCGCACGGCGGTGAAGCCGGAGCAGTTCCGCAGCCAGTACGCCAATGCGATGGACGGCGACGCGCTGTGGCAGCAGCTCCAGGTGAGCAAGGGCTCCACCTTCCAGTGGGA
This genomic interval carries:
- a CDS encoding FHA domain-containing protein, giving the protein MAFQLTISEGKDAGKEFVFDQDSVLIGRTSECDVVLYDPGVSRRHCRIVKMGEGYGVEDQKSANGTLINGAAVQKHELVDGDAITLGPVTFLFAIAQDEAQTGEDDAPQEDGANSTRIVSMDSLRKQRNKKAAAALAPEGADEEELQGIRAESTRMNMRAIRRPTTNPQRAALPPPDEDAPQALAPRPSGASSPARRTGAQSSRSVARASSPRAGTGGGLSAAERARIRRETPGIAANLRLFWAEANAKVRGVVMAGGAVVVLGLFGLLYWLVLGGGEEVQRGEEPVRLSNQPINDSFGLGPGVTWNRPDMKVFEWEFVAATRAVVILHYQAQGISKDEIVVSVNGVDVGKVPPDTLASQERSLELMIPPQHLRKGEPNRIIFDNTRNPPGEDPWRVWNVWVERALLPEQLSTVQLVQMASESYKKGRKKFETPDIGAGNRYEAWKSFREAWLMLEAHPDPKPDLYFEAQERMKAAQQELDRTCSKLLLEVEGYYNQSQYKQAAATLNHMREYFPEYDQPCATRAENKRTEYGL
- a CDS encoding helix-turn-helix transcriptional regulator, with the translated sequence MDRTERILDLVALLLDAREPISWAELREHFPADYGGSDDAAERKFERDKAELVELGFPLSYVQGDDERRDGYLVDRNVYYLPEADLTKEELAVLYAAGSAALASGAFPGRDDLAHALRKIGFFAGESLPTPRVRMELGTGQEGQEKEVSARLETLWEACSAHKWVQLTYGSPKQVGVTERRVDPYGLALRRGVWTLVGYCHLRQGLRTFHVHRIRELKANTARPRTPDFEVPADFSLDAHVAYFPWQYRFHEPMEVTLLLTGPLASRAGSLFPGAALEPVGEGVTRARFPVTFVDGLARFVLSLGADCRVEGPPEARERLERMAARILEKHALVEGPRVSA
- a CDS encoding NAD(P)H-dependent glycerol-3-phosphate dehydrogenase, with protein sequence MRGSVIGAGSFGTALANVLAVNCEEVRLWGREPGAVEAINTRHENVTYLKGIPLSERVRATTDLEEALAGSEMVVLATPSHATREVLARAKTFLPKGVPLVTVSKGIENETLLTMTELLEDCLPEEFHPYVAVLSGPSFAKELARRMPTVVTIASHWDKVAQRCQKALQTDTFRSYTSTDVVGVQYGGALKNVIAIAAGMADGLGMGHNARAAIITRGLAEITRLAVRKGANPLTLSGLSGMGDLVLTCTGELSRNRHVGMELGKGRKLPDILADMKEVAEGVKTAKSARDLSLKTGVELPICQQVYEIAYEGKNAKTAVVDLMTRQPKSELSGG
- the hflX gene encoding GTPase HflX, which encodes MKEIFGNTLGLKSSEQQRLRNTFRRRVDPREIVSAELARHLTELSHELNRQVGVLINRKGDIEHVVVGNAHKLELPDIGRARAGQIRLRGLRLVHTHLKSEPLTKDDLTDLALLRLDCVAAVGVGQEGLPGVLHYAHLVPENGTGEFWQVATLPSVHVEQPDLLATLDALEEEFNRKAAARTVSGRERAILVAVCLDGNRARAESSLEELKELARTAGVEVMDSVLQVRREADPRYLIGRGKLDDLNLRSMQSMVDLLIFDKDLTPSQGRHIGDATSLKVLDRTQLILDIFAQRAQTAEGKLQVELAQQKYRLPRLVQGDDSLSRLMGGGVGGRGPGETKLEIDRRRVRERITNLEKRIDLISRERSVRRAQRNRREVPVISIVGYTNAGKSTLLNAITNAKVLAEDKLFATLDPTSRRLNFPRDREVIITDTVGFIRDLPKDLVAAFRATLEELYDASLLLHVVDANDPARDDQVEAVETILNSLGLMEKPRLMVWNKADLLAPEEVETLLRSQGGVAISAAKREGLATLLAKADTTLFAEGASESMGVVQAPGV
- a CDS encoding helix-turn-helix transcriptional regulator; protein product: MSNVHERLRRLLFLVPYVSKHPGVTVEALAKALTISREDLLEELDLLTCVGRPPFNPDDYIDIYVDNDRVYVDLDQRLYAPPRLTAGEAAALAAAAELLRPATGDALQSALTKLENIIPPAARERFRDMYRKIDATGEAPLALGPLTRAILERLEVTFAYASPGRPSEPRRVRPYELLSNRGQWYLQGFCHTRQDARLFRLDRMEDLGVTSTGFQPPADARADVPNPARGASEASVRVRFSPTAAPYVKERFGQDARPLADGGVEVRVAGDSERWLTQWVLSFGGEAEVLEPASARAAVARAVHASIGS
- the proB gene encoding glutamate 5-kinase; the protein is MRGARRVVVKIGTNALTSATGRFNRAHFQALGEDLLWAARGRELVVVSSGAIALGMERLGLPARPRDIPGKQACAAVGQSRLMQAYEEAFGHAARAVAQVLLTHEDVQERRRYLNVKHTLDRLLAAGVVPVINENDTVSVDELKFGDNDTLASLVAGVVEADALVLLSDVEGLYTADPRRDAEARLMSTVPGVTPEVLALAGDATSAVGTGGMASKVRAAARAAELGIPCVITSGAVPGRLRGVLEGEPVGTLFEPAGSRRSARTAWIAHALRPRGRLVVDAGAREAIVTGKRSLLPSGVKGVEGEFSRGDPVDLADAAGTVFARGLSTYDASDLRRIAGRRSADIEGVLGYRYLDEAVHRDDLAVL